Part of the Mercenaria mercenaria strain notata chromosome 8, MADL_Memer_1, whole genome shotgun sequence genome is shown below.
TTGGATTTTCATCTTCACATGTTTTGATGTAGTGGccgtttttatccaatgacattTCTCTCCACCCTGGTTGGATTGAACCACTTGAAAGGCAGATTCATCAATATAAATCTGACTGTAATTCTGACAATGTTTCGAGTTACCTCTGTGTAAAATGGTTTGTTACCGATCGCCAtctaaaataatttgatattatattggTTTAAATCAGATTTACGCTGATATAAgaaatttaaagttaaattcGGTATAGGTACACGGCTGAAACATACATCTGTTGCCGTTTCTATccaaaatataattgagccgtgccatgagaaaatcaacatagtgggtttgcgaccagcatggatccagaccagcctgcgcatccgcgcagtctggtcaggatccatgctgttcgctaatggtttctccaattgcagtaggctttaaaagcgaacagcatggatcctgaccagactgcgcggatgcgcaggctggtctggatccatgctggtcgcacacccactatgttggttttctcatggcacggctcaccaATTTATTTTAGCACACAATAACAGGAGCACACcagacatgtatatgtatttatgaACTCAGGTGTTTGTATTTTAGTAAAGTTTTATTGCCGTTAACTTCACATACCTACTACTAAACAATGCAGAAAAATCAAGTTGatacatataaataaacatttttacagattttttttggaACAAAGCAATATATCTATCTGTGCCACCTTCCCGTAACTGCACTAGTTTCTCCTTCGGTCTGTTGGTAAATAATTCTAATAGAAAATTCTCTACATTTTGTTGATAGACATATCTTTCAtctacatttacaatataaatagACTTCAAAGATCTGAAGCACAGACAATTTTATTCTTAAACAACACACATGAATGATAAACagctgttaaaatattgttatttccaaatataacattttattcgGAAAAATAATGATGGTATTTCTGCAGGACTGATTGGAATATTGAGTCTAAACCTTCaacattaataaataaaacaattcaataatagaataattcattaaaactgTACCTATTCAGGTAACATGTACAGTACTATAAATGTACTACAGCATATCTTACTTCAGTACCAGGTTGTTTTTTTATGCATTGATTACCAAAGTGCAGGTCAATGGAACGGACATTTTTACCACTAACACAACATTAATGTCGTGGTGAAAGATCTGAAAACAGTTCTTTCTGAATGTACAGGAAGACTTTTACAGCCGCAAcatggcacaaacaacgctgctgctatagttaaatagaaaaaggtGGATACAGCAATCTTAACATGTACCAGTCTACATGGAACTTTGTGAAACAAGTTCAGGATCATTGACAATACTCGTGAAACTGCCACTGCtctgaacaaaaataaatgtcCGCCTCCTCTTCGGAGAcagcttttgaaataatataaaacaaattatgcaTGTCAGCTTGTAAAATGTGTCCAGTTCAGTCCTCATTCGAAGTATCTTCATGATAGATTTACCCTTAAGCTGGCTCTGGGGACAGTGGTAGGTGATGGGGAGCTGGTTCCGGGGACAGTGGTAGGTGATTAGGAGCTGGTTCTGGGGACAGTGGTAGGTGATTGGGAGCTGGTTCTGGGGACAGTGGTAGGTGATGAGGAGCTGGTTCTGGGGACAGTGGTAGGTGATGGGGAGCTGGTTCCGGGGACAGTGGTAGGTGATTGGGAGCTGGTTCCGGGGACAGTGGTAGGTGATGGGAGCTGGTTCCGGGACAGTGTGTGATGAGATGGTGGACGTGGTTATGGGAGGTCAGAAGTGGTAGGTGATGGGGAGCTGGTTCTGGGAACAGTGGTAGGTGATGGGGAGCTGGTTCCGGGGACAGTGGTAGGTGATGGGGAGCTGATTCTGGGGACAGTGGTAGGTGATGGGGAGCTGGCTTGAAAGTTAtgcttttaaaagtaaaattacaaTCCGAAGTTTGCTGCATATTTGTATACATACTTCTAAATTGTATGTATAAGAAGTATGATCTTACGTGCATGTCGTAAAAAATCTCCCTGCATTGGCCTCAGTGTCGTTATCTTTTCTGTTAGCCTTTGGATCACTTTATGCGTAACAGACGTGGCCTTGTTTTACACTTAAATcagactttttcaaaaaaaacttttgtacTTGTATCTTAATTGGATATATGCCTTTTGTCGATAAAACCGATAAAACCAAATATTTCAAAGTACACTTTCTTTGACTGATCAAGAACTAATGTTGTAAAGTGTATATTATGTCTACAACGAACCCACGCGTTGCCCAAAAATGCAACTGATGCATTCTGCAGAAACAGACttttttcttcatatgttttTCAGACAAGGAGTATATATTGCATTACCTTTACGTTAATGACGAATTCTTGTCAGTTTTGTATTTCAGTTACACTTCATATATCTGATTTTCGTCATGATTAATCAATGATCAGTGATTTTGTACTGATTATTCGGCGAGGAAAATTTGACTAAATCCCAACACTTATTTCAGCTGTGTTATCTCCATGCAATTGTAATCATGCATCTTAAGTTTATTACACAATACTTCTGGATCAATCCTCATTTTATCTtacaaaagaaatatacatttctcAAGGGGTTCCTTCACGTGAGTTAAGTAAtaaagcatttaaataaaaaaattatgaatatttgacATTAATCGTCCATTCTTAATTCTTATATCAGAAGCAGAATAAAAAATAAGTTGGTAGCAGTTGGTTTGGTCATCGAGTGTTACCCGCGTTGTTCatcaatttatttaaatatggAAGCTAGGTACGGGAATGTATCAACCAGTTTGTAGCATTAACTTAAGTTAGTACCTAGAATTCTAGAATATGTAAAACAGTTTATAAAACTTATACGTTTTCTGAaactatttattaaatttctatacAAAAAATGTAGTTACTTTTTGCAAAACAGTCCTACCTAGcaaagataaaataaaagggtagatttcccggaagcacataGCACCCCGAACACAGCCATagagtcatgcatcgcaaagtaggcccacaacaaaaataagctgtaacggaaaaatattgtagacgggttgcttcaaaaatccaacaataagtacattaccaatatatgcaaaatatacgAAGCAGTGTGGATTGGTATCAGCTGATTTTGTTTGTAACGTATTACTCCTTGGACACAATTCCACATTTTGGGGGACGTCCTAATCATTCACATGATTGGACTGGAAAGCAATCTAGAGACTCTATGAAGCAGTTTAAGTACAAAATAGGAAACAAAGAACGTGCCTCTCAGAGACCACAGGAAGTAGATGGAAACCTCATGTCGCTGCGATAATTGATTTGAATGTCACCACTTCTTAAAGGAATACACTGCTGAGCAAGCTTCagtttatatgagccgtgccatgagaaaaccatcatagtgggtttgcgaccagcgtggatccataccagcctgcacatccgcgcagtctggtcaggatccatgctgttcgctaacggattctctaattactataggctttgaaagcgaacagcatggagcctgaccagactgcgcggatccgcaggctggtctggatccacgctggtcgcaaacgcactatgatggttttctcatgacacggctcatataattgtaaaatttatgacaatGCAAAATAAAAGTTTCTGTAGGTATACAAGTTctcaaattaataataattaattgtAAATAGAAAATGTAGTTATATATCATTAATATTTCAGTCGTATACAGATATATATCTTTTGCAAACTATCTACAGCTTTGCTCAATCCACCAGGGACATAAATTTGAACAGTCGTTTTATCTGAGATCttcaaaaaatgaatattaatCGGCAGAAACACTCTGGAAATAGCTACACTGAGCCGTTTAACGACTAGAGCATACAGACTATCTACTCTGTTCGCATACATGATTAACTATgagtatatatgagccgtgccatgagaaaaccaacatagtgggtttgcgaccagcatggatccagaccagcctgcgcatccgcgcagtctggtcaggctccatgctgttcgcttttaaagcctattggaattggagaaactgttagcgaacagcatggatcctgaccagactgcgcggatgcgcaggctggtctggatccatgctggtcgcaaacccactatgttgattttctcatggcgcggctcatatttagcTGATGGTGTTTCTATTTAAAGTACAAACACCTTCTATCATTAAACACATACCAGTGCCaacaaaaagtaaaagaaaaaaacacaaaaaaaacccccacaatatatataaataaaaaacttggaacaaaaataaaacatttgtctATGCCATGTTTCAGCAGAACCATTTCATGGatcatatatgtttatatttatagtaaACTGTCCTAGTTACAAGATTCGTCTAATTCTGGTTGGAACGTCTCTAGaattgtatgataaaaatatctttcatcTGTGTTTACAATGTAAGTAGACTCTATTCTGATTTATAAACAATAGTACGTATAATTTAACTCCTACAAAAATCATTTAAGTGATAAACAGCTGCTAAAATAATTGAAagattgttattatttcaaaactatAATCTTTTATTTGGTTTATGCGATAGTTTTTATGCAGAAGAACTAGCCTGAACACCGATCGAAAACATTCAATGTTAAATGCTAAACATGTAAAGAACACATACTAAccaatataacaataaaataaaaattgaacttaTTCATTTGCATGCACTATACGTGTATTGCAACGTATCTTACTCCAGTGTTAGGCTCATTATTTAcgtattattattttcaaaatcatacAGCAAGCCATCTAAACTTACATCCGCcttttattcacatttttcaGGAACATTGTTCAAAAGGTATTTTCTGCGAAGTCTTTGAGACCACCTAAGCTTCGAGCAGTGCTCTTAGGAAACGGCGCCGGAATATACATtagatgaaatatgaaaatttagaGCATTTAGATTTGTTATTTCTGGGCACTGTTGCCGTGTTCATGTTGAATCAGATCCTGTGTCcgctttgaaaaaaaattagagAACCTACAAAACTTCAGAGACTTTATACAAAAGGAAAACGAAATCATTGCATTTGATACGCATTGATCTTTAGTTTGCAAGGCTCATTAGCAACAGTACAAATCGTGACATTCTAGCGACGTCCTGAAACGGTGGCAAGTACAGTGCAATctgttaataaaaataaaagatttactGTCTAATTTGAAAACTTTGCCACCACGATATTGGTGAGGCTCTTTTTATGTTGTTGAATGCTTACTTTTGCCGCGCAGTAATATATAATTCAATAAATTAAATATCGTTAATCTTGCAAAATTAGCACAAGAATTCGATTACACTTTATATGGTTACCATCATTATCTGTACGAATCAACGTCCGTTACTATAGTTtccaaaatgcacaaaaatatgaCTACATTGCCTTGCGTCTTGGAtgttaaaatgatgaaaatcatGTTTGCTTTACAGATACAAAATAATCTTATTATATTCAGTACTGTACGAGATAATATGCAAAACGCGTTTTCAGAATATGTAGGTAAAAGACTATTTGCATTTTcgcatgtttgtttttatttcaatttgcttACTGCTAACTTTTGGTCTctatatttgagaaaaaaagttttaagtaaTTGCTAAATGGAAAACTGATGTAATTATAAAGGCGTATGCACATTTCATAATTAGGTTCTGCCTTTTCTTACCTTTGTTCTGGGAAACatagttttattttactttagcTTTTCCTCTACTGCGTTCTATATACCACTAGTTTTTTTATCGGCAATCTATGCTGTTCTTCCTTTGGCTTCGCAGTTATCATGGTTATCAAAATCAGATATGTTTTGTCTGCAATGAAGGTTTGTGAAGCTCGTCACTTAAATACACATTTATAAAAATGTCGTGTGTGTGTGAATGCACAGAGGTTTCTGAAACACTTCCTGTTCatggtttcttttgttttgaattaataaaatttgtCTAATCGAAATAGCAGCCAACTTACTTATTTGTACTTATCATTAATGTCCATTTAATGTTACATTTTCACCAAACAACGCCCTCTTGTACATTATAAATACGTATGAAATAAAAGTACAATGATTATTTATAAATGGTTTACATGCACTAGATAGACTAAAACAAATTGAAGAGAAATCTAACACAGGCCGCCACGCCTATATTAATACAGGTAAGATTTCTTACATGATGTGAGGTTTTTTGGTATGACTACGAAAACATCAGACACACATAAAAAGTACTGACCAGAAATACTGTATTCttaaacattgtttaaataaGAAGAAATCATTATTACAAATTCACGTATTTTCACAAAAAGAGTATGTTAGGTCAGTGGCTGCTGGAACGAATGCAGTCATGGAAGCTTTGTCTGTTTTACCCCGTTATGAAGttaaattacatttattcaaAGTACTATAGCATGTGGCAACTCTAATCTGTGCTTTTCCTGGTAGATAAATATCAATGAGAATTCCCACAGGTGTTCATAACATTCTGTTTGGTTCGTTTAGACTGTAATGCAGTCATTATAACAATATAAATTAATCTCTTACCGTGTAACGATTCTTTGTGCCATATGTGTTAAAGTATTAAGaaccttgtgaaattattatctGATCATCACAAAATTCTCTTCATATAATGGAATCGTATATGTTGCAATGGATTCGGTTGATCATGTAACGTTTTCCAATTTGGATGTATAAATACTGCAAAGATATcacatatatattacatattgaaCATTGTTTTACTAGGAAATCCATTACCTTCACAATTTGCTTGATACAGCAGTAGTATTCGTGAAAGTGTTGGTTCAAAtcctgttttcatttttcttgcaGACATTGTACAATTGGGACAGCAGAAGTACATTGTAAAGTGTAAGCTAGAGAACTAAGTGCTGGTGTCCCTGCTTGGTAGAAGATGAATAATTGGCAGCGAATACACTCACTCTTTCTAATTACAATTTGTGTCCCGGCTATCCTTAACGGACCTCTTAATTGCTCAGTTGAACTTTTCATGTTCATATTTGTATACGATCCCATGTCCATTAGcacatcccaggttttccaggctgcCAATATTGTAGTATAAACAACCCTCAAACAATATTACGAGCTCCCTGTGCTGTATATACTAACGTATTaagatattttgttaaattattatcagGGCATCGCAATATTCATATAATGGAATAAAATGTAATCACATATATTGCAATGGCTTAAACGGTTGACCATTTGGAACGTTTTCCAATTTGTCTGTATAAATATAGTCCctatccgtgactctagttacctcccctgacggtccgtccacgtaatatcagactgaaatgaaatgaaagtgataattacgtcacgtgTTGGACTAGTATAAATACTGCAAAAATATCACCTGTATGTATTGCATATTTAGCAAATTGTTGgacttttctttaaaatttgctgaaaatCACAGCAGTATTCTATACAGAGTTGGTTCAATTCTTATTTTCGTTCTATACAGAGTTGGTTCAATTCTTATTTTCGTTCTACTTTCTTGGAGACACTGTACAATATGCAGCATTGCATTTAATTGCTGCAAACATTACTGCTGGCTAAACCAAACTGCATCAAACATCGTTTTATAAATCTGCGGGCAAAGGAGGTATGTATTTTGGTGAAATGATATCTTTTACTACACTGAACGAAACTTATAACGCCCCTCGGTATCTTTGGCAATCGTTCATACAACTTACtgtatttttgaaagttttgcacttatttagaaaagatatgttaattgttccttctcttgagaaggaacactttgattcggtaagtcacacttgactgagcaactgacctcgaaagctgttgtcattacaagctggccaatcaaactccgtgaccttagaaataacctctgacgttaaaattattctttcctaattttTGGCGACTCTCTGACTTAACGCGCTCCGCgaattacatattactaaacccgaggatggaaacgTGGCTTTTttaaaacatgccaaacatcttatttgtcacaaaagttaacatacgtcgttaccttcgaatgcgtGGTATATAGGTGAAAACAAACACCATTGCGACCCTCTCTAATTGTGCGCAAAACattcacgcatcgaatggtaCACTACATGTGTTgactgaccgggtcaatgtcttattgccgtatttactcttaATTGCCgcatttactcaactgaaagtggtaacggatttattTTGTTGTAGGGTCTAATAACTTACATCTGTGTTAGCGTAAATAGTTTGGAAATAGCGGATTTGACTTTTTAGAtagtagaaaacaacatagttcttttttaaaattctagtgttttgtattttggtacagaaataaacgcacgCTTGATGCAGCATGTAACGCCCCCCGGGGCGCTTAAACGTGCGGAtgcggaatgtcaataaggtagaatggttttgtccttgtgtccgatcccggggttccacacactgatgaccaatatttaaaacagacattgcaaccaaagttttacaagatgatcattatatatttatataaatgtgccACAGAATAtgcttttgctatgctttaacttgtattatATTGGAATTCAAACGCGAATGACGCTAttgcattattttattcattCTGCTGCCTCAAACCAATTTAAagaagtcacaaaaatacatataactATCTAGAACTAGGAAACGATTTTTACTAAAAGACAGAAATCTCTTTATCCTTACAAATGATTAATGttcgttttataaaattttcctaGTGTGTATACTAGTAATTttgtgactttaaaaaaaaaacaatggtagAGGTCGAAAAATGAATTGAATAACTTGATTTTGCtgaaattgtaatattttatcattgaCATGTTTTTCTAAATGTGTTGGAAATTTGATAATTAATAAGAAAGACGTTACCAAATATATACAGGGTGGCGGATGTACGATgtcattatttttacaaaataatagtAAATGACTATATACAAATTACTTAcctgaaatgttgaaatccaaCGACTTCCAGATCATCGACAGGAGAGAATAGGTATGTGACATTAAACAATACAAAGTTAGCTGTCATTTTGACATATaatttatagttaattattttgcaatctgattaaaatcatttcCTATAACGCTGCGCATAGGATCTGATGACAACCGATTAAGGGTCACGTTCAGACGACCTTTCCGTTAGCCAATCAGAGgtttgctttcaacattttgaaagtgaaagtagaagtttaaaaaatcgaTATTTAATCTGGGATTTTAGTTTTCGACATGTGATTATCACGTGTTTATCATTCTTATGACGACATCCTTGCTGCGCCCTCGTGTTTTTTCTATGCGAAGAAATAGAATAATAAAGCAAAAAACGATAGATATGGCGGAGTCCACGCATCGAAACTAATTAAATAAGTCTTTGCTCTGTTCTTAGCATCGAGTAATACTCCGCCATTTTGAAGGTTAAACCAAACGCTTGCAGCTTTTTGTCATTATCCAAGTTCACAAGACTGATTACTGCACAATGTATTGTTCTGCTAAATCGGGATACGTCTAGAACAGTAACGATTCTTTTCTGTAAAATACGACTATAAATTTATTTACACCACCTTAACCTAAAATGTCTTTGTACCACAATCATTTCAGCCTTCAACACAGATACTTTGAAAGAAATGCATATCAAGGTTCAACTACAAGCGTTCACATAGATTTTATTGTGATACGCCTTATTGCGTTGACCTCGAATTATTTTCGTTTCTCTACATATATGTTTGTATTGTTATAAGTATTTGCAACGAACCGTTTTAATGTGATATCATATTTTACAAGTGATACATTCAGTCTTGACTCCCCATTCGAGTTAACAACATTAATTATAAACCATATATAACGTACTTTTTCAAAAgagaacattttataaatatatcatgaatgtatattttgtacaaGAGTATAAAACCCTGTTTAATATTCGACGTCAAACATAATACATGCGTTCCAATGTAATGTTAAAAAGcaacattttgaaatttcttgtaaaagaACAAACTTTTAATAATAAACAGAAGATGGATTGCAAATTCAGTTCAAAATATCAGTGTTGAAAATGAAGTGTAAATTGATTATTTAGTTTCAGCAGGAAAACACGATAATGTCACAGTTT
Proteins encoded:
- the LOC128558891 gene encoding uncharacterized protein LOC128558891, whose amino-acid sequence is MYTNMQQTSDCNFTFKSITFKPAPHHLPLSPESAPHHLPLSPEPAPHHLPLFPEPAPHHLPLLTSHNHVHHLITHCPGTSSHHLPLSPEPAPNHLPLSPEPAPHHLPLSPEPAPHHLPLSPEPAPNHLPLSPEPAPNHLPLSPEPAPHHLPLSPEPA